From a single Pseudorasbora parva isolate DD20220531a chromosome 15, ASM2467924v1, whole genome shotgun sequence genomic region:
- the chst14 gene encoding carbohydrate sulfotransferase 14, producing MPPRKKEYGLKRASGSLVHFRPAVSATTVRRHSAVVPSVLTFAVIVASGGLLLMIEKGMLNSVQTPPPRANGKRVEYRMRNSDAAVDVESQIVQEIRNRTIRSMCGQKNTAHSVWSLSPLQRKTLLQHILVNDEHRFLYCYVPKAACSNWKRVLKVLSGALANVDVKVKMDHRANLLFLSDLSPEEIRHRLRHYFKFMFVREPMARLLSAYRNKFGEIEAYQRKYGADIIRRYRKGYAKDKKIAGNDVTFTEFVRYLLDEDPERMNEHWMPIYNLCQPCAVEYDFIGSYERLESDAAYVLERVGAPQHVRFPERQTWYKPVTKETLHYYLCTVPQKFLRELLPKYILDFSLFGYPLPNTTTEYCRH from the exons ATGCCGCCTCGAAAGAAGGAGTACGGGCTTAAACGAGCGAGCGGATCCCTGGTCCACTTCAGACCGGCCGTGAGCGCGACCACCGTACGCCGACACTCCGCCGTCGTTCCCTCGGTGCTGACGTTCGCCGTGATCGTGGCATCCGGAGGCCTGTTGCTCATGATAGAGAAGGGAATGCTGAACAGCGTGCAGACTCCGCCGCCGCGAGCCAACGGGAAGAGAGTGGAGTACCGAATGAGGAACAGCGACGCGGCTGTGGACGTGGAGTCTCAG ATTGTACAGGAGATCCGTAATCGCACCATAAGGTCAATGTGCGGTCAGAAGAACACGGCTCACAGCGTGTGGTCTCTCAGTCCCCTTCAGAGGAAGACTCTCCTCCAGCACATACTGGTGAACGACGAGCATCGCTTCCTGTACTGCTACGTGCCCAAAGCGGCCTGCTCCAACTGGAAACGAGTGCTGAAAGTCCTGAGTGGAGCTCTAGCCAACGTGGACGTCAAAGTGAAGATGGACCATCGTGCCAATTTGCTCTTCCTGTCTGACTTGTCGCCAGAAGAGATTCGTCATCGACTACGgcattattttaaattcatgTTTGTGCGGGAGCCGATGGCCCGTTTGCTTTCTGCCTATCGGAACAAGTTTGGCGAAATCGAAGCGTATCAGCGTAAATACGGTGCGGACATTATACGCCGCTATAGGAAGGGCTACGCAAAGGATAAAAAAATAGCAGGAAATGACGTGACGTTCACGGAGTTTGTGCGTTATTTACTTGATGAAGACCCGGAGCGGATGAATGAACACTGGATGCCCATCTACAACCTGTGCCAACCCTGTGCCGTTGAATATGACTTTATCGGCTCGTATGAGAGGCTGGAAAGCGATGCGGCTTACGTGCTCGAACGCGTCGGAGCACCGCAACACGTACGTTTCCCGGAGCGACAGACGTGGTACAAACCCGTCACCAAGGAAACGCTACATTATTACCTTTGCACTGTGCCACAGAAGTTTCTCAGAGAGCTTCTGCCCAAGTATATTTTGGACTTTTCTCTGTTCGGCTATCCTTTACCCAACACAACCACTGAATACTGCAGGCATTAA
- the cep135 gene encoding centrosomal protein of 135 kDa isoform X2: protein MREEKDRISRELKAYIRKLDHETSDLKFLNNQYVLKVRSLEKDSKAKTERILQLQEKNMQAVVQTPGGKKRSIPFRRQRMQIDELLPSSSGPIPPSVAQPDDPYIADLLQVADDRIQELQKEVAQLKLDLERAQAGIKHLNTQVEERDKEIERLNRALDGGRPNDVISSEAQNISNEKLIAHLNLQIEYLQETNRSLEQRIDGLQQRKKTVSSEVADLSARNQELCQELTQIDQLAQQLEKDKEMVLETADMELQEAKKEIQRQQRELVDLEEVISTLRRDMADGDHVKDRLRDQLLDLQEQNDKMEGLIHFLEEDKRRLQDKVEAMTQADKEMILELERMRARHGMCGKDHSPSRLDAFVKSLEEERNYYKQEVERYRLVKGRTDRSPAPSPGRGRSPRGRGSWHEKRDGDAELSRAVKERDELQSVLLGFEKHIEDIQTRVKLLTAERDQLSSQYQQTQEELRRVQRELESSELQQRIRNDGEQTEAELQRVTAERDMLRDRLKVAQSSSLTDREQEEIRILELENTIEMLEREKADLRTQVAVLKESRVSVERELKTQSAVLVQNVEEATHHRVESCALRLLQEQMEQSLSDVQHRLSVKTNELQAAHQQIDKLEEKIADLSRHGSSQKDEVATLQSTIASLDREKDALQDDVDQKTETVVLLQEEIHRKEKTLLEVRLTVTDLENSLDQLKGALSSREREIASLRRQLDQSQEELSAVSRDREVALRENRRLQDDLATMTRENQAVHAEMQEALNERDELKLRVHSYISEVARIESMMAAKEQENRDMLERFRSIHTDSEDREQKLQQAEGLNNSIRLELLSSDTERRHLRERVSLQDREIQEHLNALQAYEAQVSSLARAMSRLEEEVQGARAEKDSVLGDLASVRELCVKLDSSKELTVRQLTSKSMELERVTGELEDVRSETELLKKQLASERLAVRNLETLLSTNRQKEFQTHLSASEKDSELKVLKDRLTLADSKTAGHAREVSQLRGKVSQLQTEMDVLKRQLTTERFERERAVQEMRRQGLSFSSLRSSSPLSTSLSPRPASPERSILRTPERSVDKTAEKSVSFKE, encoded by the exons ATGAGAGAGGAGAAGGATCGGATCAGCAGGG AGCTGAAGGCGTACATCAGGAAACTGGACCATGAAACCTCAGATCTGAAATTCCTCAATAATCAGTATGTGCTCAAAGTTCGTTCCCTTGAGAAGGACAGCAAAGCCAAGACGGAGCGCATCTTACAGCTCCAGGAGAAGAACATGCAAGCTGTTGTTCAGACACCAG GAGGGAAGAAGCGATCAATCCCATTTAGACGCCAGCGGATGCAGATAGATGAGCTCCTCCCATCCTCCAGCGGCCCCATCCCTCCATCTGTGgctcaaccagatgatccctaCATCGCTGACCTTCTTCAGGTGGCTGATGACAG AATCCAGGAGCTCCAGAAGGAAGTGGCACAGCTCAAGCTTGACCTGGAGAGAGCGCAGGCCGGAATCAAACATCTCAACACACAG GTGGAAGAGCGGGATAAAGAGATTGAGCGTCTGAATCGAGCTCTGGATGGTGGTCGACCTAATGATGTCATCTCTTCAGAGGCTCAAAACATCAGCAATGAAAAACTTATTGCTCATTTGAACCTGCAG ATAGAGTATCTGCAGGAGACCAACAGATCCCTGGAGCAGAGAATTGACGGACTGCAGCAGAGGAAGAAGACTGTGTCTAGTGAGGTGGCTGACCTGAGCGCTCGAAATCAAGAGTTGTGTCAGGAGCTCACTCAAATAGACCAGCTCGCCCAGCAGCTAgagaaagacaaagagatgGTTTTAGAGACTGCTGACATGGAGCTGCAAGAGGCCAAG AAAGAGATTCAGCGTCAGCAGCGGGAGCTAGTGGACCTGGAGGAGGTCATCTCTACATTAAGACGA GATATGGCTGATGGAGATCACGTGAAAGACCGTCTGAGGGATCAACTACTTGATCTTCAAGAACAGAATGACAAGATGGAGGGACTGATACACTTTCTGGAGGAAGACAAAAGAAGACTTCAGGACAAAGTAGAAGCAATGACACAGGCTG ATAAGGAGATGATTCTAGAATTAGAGCGAATGCGTGCAAGGCATGGGATGTGTGGCAAGGATCACTCTCCGTCCCGTCTTGATGCCTTTGTGAAAAGTTTAGAGGAGGAAAGGAATTATTACAAACAGGAGGTGGAGCGGTACCGTCTGGTTAAGGGCAGGACAGACAGAAGCCCCGCCCCTAGTCCAGGCAGGGGGAGGAGCCCCAGAGGAAGAGGCAGCTGGCATGAAAAG AGAGATGGCGATGCGGAGCTCTCACGTGCAGTGAAGGAGAGGGATGAGCTACAGTCGGTGCTGCTGGGCTTTGAGAAACACATAGAGGACATCCAGACCAGAGTTAAACTTCTGACTGCAGAGAGAGACCAGCTCAGCTCACAGTACCAGCAG ACTCAGGAGGAGCTGAGACGTGTCCAAAGGGAGCTTGAGTCCTCTGAACTCCAGCAAAGGATCAGAAACGACGGGGAACAGACTGAAGCTGAACTCCAGAGGGTTACTGCAGAGAGAGACATGCTTAGGGACAGACTCAag GTTGCCCAAAGCTCATCTCTAACAGACAGAGAACAGGAGGAGATCAGGATTCTTGAGCTGGAGAACACCATTGAGATG CTGGAGAGAGAGAAGGCTGATCTGCGCACTCAGGTGGCTGTGCTGAAGGAGAGTCGTGTTTCTGTTGAGAGGGAGCTGAAGACTCAGTCAGCAGTGCTGGTGCAGAATGTAGAGGAGGCCACACATCACAGAGTCGAGAGCTGTGCACTcag gcttCTGCAGGAGCAGATGGAGCAGTCTCTCTCAGATGTTCAGCACAGATTATCTGTGAAGACCAATGAACTGCAGGCAGCTCACCAACAGATCGACAAACTAGAAGAGAAAATCG CTGATCTGAGTAGACATGGTTCATCTCAGAAAGATGAGGTTGCGACTCTGCAGAGCACAATAGCATCTCTAGACCGAGAGAAAGACGCTCTGCAGGACGATGTGGACCAGAAGACGGAGACTGTGGTGCTGTTACAGGAGGAGATCCACAGGAAG GAAAAGACTCTGCTGGAAGTCCGGCTGACGGTCACAGACTTGGAGAACTCTTTGGA TCAGCTGAAGGGGGCTTTGAGCAGTCGAGAAAGGGAAATCGCTAGCCTGCGCAGACAGCTGGACCAATCACAAGAGGAACTCTCAGCAGTTAGTCGAGACAGAGAGGTCGCGCTGAGAGAGAACCGCAGGTTACAGGATGATCTGGCCACCATGACCAGAGAAAACCAG GCTGTGCACGCAGAGATGCAGGAAGCTCTGAACGAGAGGGATGAACTGAAGCTCAGAGTTCACTCGTACATCTCCGAGGTGGCACGAATAGAAAGCATGATGGCTGCCAAg GAGCAGGAGAACAGGGACATGCTGGAGCGTTTTCGATCCATCCACACTGATTCAGAGGATCGAGAGCAGAAGCTGCAGCAGGCTGAAGGGCTGAACAACTCCATTAGACTGGAGCTGCTCTCATCCGACACAGAGCGCAGGCACCTCAGAGAGAGAGTCTCACTGCAGGACAGAGAGATACAGGAG CACTTGAACGCTCTGCAAGCATATGAAGCTCAGGTGTCATCGCTGGCACGGGCAATGTCTCGTTTGGAAGAGGAGGTCCAGGGGGCTCGAGCCGAGAAAGACTCAGTGTTGGGAGATCTGGCCTCTGTCAGAGAACTGTGTGTCAAGCTCGACTCCAGCAAAGAGCTCACCGTTCGCCAGCTGACATCTAAGAGCATGGAGTTGGAAAGA GTGACGGGTGAACTGGAGGATGTGCGCTCTGAGACAGAGCTTCTGAAAAAGCAGCTGGCCAGTGAGCGTCTTGCAGTGCGCAATCTTGAGACTCTGCTCTCCACCAATCGACAGAAGGAGTTTCAGACGCACCTGAGTGCCAGCGAGAAAGACTCTGAGCTCAAAGTGCTGAAGGACCGTCTCACTCTCGCTGACAGCAAAAC GGCTGGTCATGCTAGAGAGGTTTCTCAGCTGCGTGGAAAAGTGTCTCAGCTACAGACAGAAATGGACGTCCTCAAGAGACAGCTAACCACTGAGCGCTTTGAAAG AGAGCGAGCGGTGCAGGAAATGCGCAGACAGGGCTTATCTTTCTCTTCACTGCGAAGCTCTTCCCCTCTCAGCACCTCTCTGAGTCCCCGGCCTGCTTCTCCTGAGCGCTCCATCCTCCGCACACCGGAGCGCTCCGTGGACAAGACGGCAGAAAA AAGTGTGAGCTTTAAGGAGTAG
- the cep135 gene encoding centrosomal protein of 135 kDa isoform X1 — MTTSAERKFVNLRKRLDQLGYRQPLAIESLPLVEKLFGDLVHTTESLRNAKLSAGKTEKESRNVDALLEPYKAENARIVRENNELHLGLLKMREEKDRISRELKAYIRKLDHETSDLKFLNNQYVLKVRSLEKDSKAKTERILQLQEKNMQAVVQTPGGKKRSIPFRRQRMQIDELLPSSSGPIPPSVAQPDDPYIADLLQVADDRIQELQKEVAQLKLDLERAQAGIKHLNTQVEERDKEIERLNRALDGGRPNDVISSEAQNISNEKLIAHLNLQIEYLQETNRSLEQRIDGLQQRKKTVSSEVADLSARNQELCQELTQIDQLAQQLEKDKEMVLETADMELQEAKKEIQRQQRELVDLEEVISTLRRDMADGDHVKDRLRDQLLDLQEQNDKMEGLIHFLEEDKRRLQDKVEAMTQADKEMILELERMRARHGMCGKDHSPSRLDAFVKSLEEERNYYKQEVERYRLVKGRTDRSPAPSPGRGRSPRGRGSWHEKRDGDAELSRAVKERDELQSVLLGFEKHIEDIQTRVKLLTAERDQLSSQYQQTQEELRRVQRELESSELQQRIRNDGEQTEAELQRVTAERDMLRDRLKVAQSSSLTDREQEEIRILELENTIEMLEREKADLRTQVAVLKESRVSVERELKTQSAVLVQNVEEATHHRVESCALRLLQEQMEQSLSDVQHRLSVKTNELQAAHQQIDKLEEKIADLSRHGSSQKDEVATLQSTIASLDREKDALQDDVDQKTETVVLLQEEIHRKEKTLLEVRLTVTDLENSLDQLKGALSSREREIASLRRQLDQSQEELSAVSRDREVALRENRRLQDDLATMTRENQAVHAEMQEALNERDELKLRVHSYISEVARIESMMAAKEQENRDMLERFRSIHTDSEDREQKLQQAEGLNNSIRLELLSSDTERRHLRERVSLQDREIQEHLNALQAYEAQVSSLARAMSRLEEEVQGARAEKDSVLGDLASVRELCVKLDSSKELTVRQLTSKSMELERVTGELEDVRSETELLKKQLASERLAVRNLETLLSTNRQKEFQTHLSASEKDSELKVLKDRLTLADSKTAGHAREVSQLRGKVSQLQTEMDVLKRQLTTERFERERAVQEMRRQGLSFSSLRSSSPLSTSLSPRPASPERSILRTPERSVDKTAEKSVSFKE, encoded by the exons TGACCTGGTCCACACCACCGAGAGTCTCAGAAATGCCAAGCTTTCTGCAGGAAAAACGGAAAAGGAAAGTCGTAATGTGGATGCTCTTCTGGAGCCATATAAAGCTGAAAATGCCCGGATAGTCAGAGAAAACAATGAGCTGCACCTTGGGCTTTTGAAAATGAGAGAGGAGAAGGATCGGATCAGCAGGG AGCTGAAGGCGTACATCAGGAAACTGGACCATGAAACCTCAGATCTGAAATTCCTCAATAATCAGTATGTGCTCAAAGTTCGTTCCCTTGAGAAGGACAGCAAAGCCAAGACGGAGCGCATCTTACAGCTCCAGGAGAAGAACATGCAAGCTGTTGTTCAGACACCAG GAGGGAAGAAGCGATCAATCCCATTTAGACGCCAGCGGATGCAGATAGATGAGCTCCTCCCATCCTCCAGCGGCCCCATCCCTCCATCTGTGgctcaaccagatgatccctaCATCGCTGACCTTCTTCAGGTGGCTGATGACAG AATCCAGGAGCTCCAGAAGGAAGTGGCACAGCTCAAGCTTGACCTGGAGAGAGCGCAGGCCGGAATCAAACATCTCAACACACAG GTGGAAGAGCGGGATAAAGAGATTGAGCGTCTGAATCGAGCTCTGGATGGTGGTCGACCTAATGATGTCATCTCTTCAGAGGCTCAAAACATCAGCAATGAAAAACTTATTGCTCATTTGAACCTGCAG ATAGAGTATCTGCAGGAGACCAACAGATCCCTGGAGCAGAGAATTGACGGACTGCAGCAGAGGAAGAAGACTGTGTCTAGTGAGGTGGCTGACCTGAGCGCTCGAAATCAAGAGTTGTGTCAGGAGCTCACTCAAATAGACCAGCTCGCCCAGCAGCTAgagaaagacaaagagatgGTTTTAGAGACTGCTGACATGGAGCTGCAAGAGGCCAAG AAAGAGATTCAGCGTCAGCAGCGGGAGCTAGTGGACCTGGAGGAGGTCATCTCTACATTAAGACGA GATATGGCTGATGGAGATCACGTGAAAGACCGTCTGAGGGATCAACTACTTGATCTTCAAGAACAGAATGACAAGATGGAGGGACTGATACACTTTCTGGAGGAAGACAAAAGAAGACTTCAGGACAAAGTAGAAGCAATGACACAGGCTG ATAAGGAGATGATTCTAGAATTAGAGCGAATGCGTGCAAGGCATGGGATGTGTGGCAAGGATCACTCTCCGTCCCGTCTTGATGCCTTTGTGAAAAGTTTAGAGGAGGAAAGGAATTATTACAAACAGGAGGTGGAGCGGTACCGTCTGGTTAAGGGCAGGACAGACAGAAGCCCCGCCCCTAGTCCAGGCAGGGGGAGGAGCCCCAGAGGAAGAGGCAGCTGGCATGAAAAG AGAGATGGCGATGCGGAGCTCTCACGTGCAGTGAAGGAGAGGGATGAGCTACAGTCGGTGCTGCTGGGCTTTGAGAAACACATAGAGGACATCCAGACCAGAGTTAAACTTCTGACTGCAGAGAGAGACCAGCTCAGCTCACAGTACCAGCAG ACTCAGGAGGAGCTGAGACGTGTCCAAAGGGAGCTTGAGTCCTCTGAACTCCAGCAAAGGATCAGAAACGACGGGGAACAGACTGAAGCTGAACTCCAGAGGGTTACTGCAGAGAGAGACATGCTTAGGGACAGACTCAag GTTGCCCAAAGCTCATCTCTAACAGACAGAGAACAGGAGGAGATCAGGATTCTTGAGCTGGAGAACACCATTGAGATG CTGGAGAGAGAGAAGGCTGATCTGCGCACTCAGGTGGCTGTGCTGAAGGAGAGTCGTGTTTCTGTTGAGAGGGAGCTGAAGACTCAGTCAGCAGTGCTGGTGCAGAATGTAGAGGAGGCCACACATCACAGAGTCGAGAGCTGTGCACTcag gcttCTGCAGGAGCAGATGGAGCAGTCTCTCTCAGATGTTCAGCACAGATTATCTGTGAAGACCAATGAACTGCAGGCAGCTCACCAACAGATCGACAAACTAGAAGAGAAAATCG CTGATCTGAGTAGACATGGTTCATCTCAGAAAGATGAGGTTGCGACTCTGCAGAGCACAATAGCATCTCTAGACCGAGAGAAAGACGCTCTGCAGGACGATGTGGACCAGAAGACGGAGACTGTGGTGCTGTTACAGGAGGAGATCCACAGGAAG GAAAAGACTCTGCTGGAAGTCCGGCTGACGGTCACAGACTTGGAGAACTCTTTGGA TCAGCTGAAGGGGGCTTTGAGCAGTCGAGAAAGGGAAATCGCTAGCCTGCGCAGACAGCTGGACCAATCACAAGAGGAACTCTCAGCAGTTAGTCGAGACAGAGAGGTCGCGCTGAGAGAGAACCGCAGGTTACAGGATGATCTGGCCACCATGACCAGAGAAAACCAG GCTGTGCACGCAGAGATGCAGGAAGCTCTGAACGAGAGGGATGAACTGAAGCTCAGAGTTCACTCGTACATCTCCGAGGTGGCACGAATAGAAAGCATGATGGCTGCCAAg GAGCAGGAGAACAGGGACATGCTGGAGCGTTTTCGATCCATCCACACTGATTCAGAGGATCGAGAGCAGAAGCTGCAGCAGGCTGAAGGGCTGAACAACTCCATTAGACTGGAGCTGCTCTCATCCGACACAGAGCGCAGGCACCTCAGAGAGAGAGTCTCACTGCAGGACAGAGAGATACAGGAG CACTTGAACGCTCTGCAAGCATATGAAGCTCAGGTGTCATCGCTGGCACGGGCAATGTCTCGTTTGGAAGAGGAGGTCCAGGGGGCTCGAGCCGAGAAAGACTCAGTGTTGGGAGATCTGGCCTCTGTCAGAGAACTGTGTGTCAAGCTCGACTCCAGCAAAGAGCTCACCGTTCGCCAGCTGACATCTAAGAGCATGGAGTTGGAAAGA GTGACGGGTGAACTGGAGGATGTGCGCTCTGAGACAGAGCTTCTGAAAAAGCAGCTGGCCAGTGAGCGTCTTGCAGTGCGCAATCTTGAGACTCTGCTCTCCACCAATCGACAGAAGGAGTTTCAGACGCACCTGAGTGCCAGCGAGAAAGACTCTGAGCTCAAAGTGCTGAAGGACCGTCTCACTCTCGCTGACAGCAAAAC GGCTGGTCATGCTAGAGAGGTTTCTCAGCTGCGTGGAAAAGTGTCTCAGCTACAGACAGAAATGGACGTCCTCAAGAGACAGCTAACCACTGAGCGCTTTGAAAG AGAGCGAGCGGTGCAGGAAATGCGCAGACAGGGCTTATCTTTCTCTTCACTGCGAAGCTCTTCCCCTCTCAGCACCTCTCTGAGTCCCCGGCCTGCTTCTCCTGAGCGCTCCATCCTCCGCACACCGGAGCGCTCCGTGGACAAGACGGCAGAAAA AAGTGTGAGCTTTAAGGAGTAG